Part of the Leishmania infantum JPCM5 genome chromosome 7 genome, CTATCGCTACATGTCGGAGGAGATGACCAAGTTCATGGGGTTCGACATCGCGTGCTCCAAGATGCACAACCTGGCACTGATGCTGGAGCACGGCAAGGCGGTAGGCATTGAgcgagtggcggcggcggtgcaggagaTGTTTGCCGCGGAGCCGCTTGTGCAGACGGTGTGCACGAGCATCTTGGCAGCCCCGGCTCCGCCGCATCCCAGTTCGATCGCTGCGGCCAGCGCCACCTTCACGTTCTGCATGGAAGAGCTCGACCGCGCCGTGGGGAAGGTTGCTATGCGGTATGCGGCAGCACTGGAAGAGCTCCCAAATGCCACGCCTGGCATCTTGTCAGACAGTGTCCGGAAGCTTGTCGGCATGACGCGAGCAGACACGCTCAGCAAGGGGCAGCGCCAGCTTGCGGAGCGCCGAAGGGACTTGGAACGGATGCTTCGCCGTGcccagcgccagctgcacaCCGAGGAGGACATTCGGGCAGCGCTGGATTACACGAGGGAGCTGGATCAGCATCTtcaggcggcggcaccgaaAAGAACCGACTTGTTGCTTTCATTGCCTTCCAGGAAGGATAACTTTCTGGCCGCCGTGCGGTCGGACAGTGAGGTGAAAAAGGCCATCCAGCAGATCAACCTGTGGCGTGACTCGGCAACCACTTTCCTGGTGCACCGCCAGGCcgaggacgcgctgcagagctACTACTTACTCCTGGCCGAGACGCTTACAGCAGTGAATGAGTTGAAGTAGTGAAAGGGCGGGCAGCCTAACAAAGGCGATGGACCACACGCAGGAGAAAGGACGGCGCATCACCTAAGccacacagcagcgagcgcatgctgagggagggagagaccGATACGCACATAGGCCACCCTCGCTGACCACACTGCGACTGTGGctcttgcgctgcgcacgagTGTGACGCCCAAGAACGGAGCGATGATGGTGAGAGTTGGTCGAATGCATCGATTTtttttgggggaggggggcagcggGCGCACAGAAACCACAAAGCGGAGCGGTGGAtagaagcagcagccgtcgacCGCGTCGAGCTTTTTGGCTCGCATCGGCTGCTGCCCTGCGCACGCTTCTCTCGGGGCTACCAACTTcctctcgcctcctctcctaCCAAGTCTGAGTTGCCTGAACGGTTTGCCCGCTACTTTTGCCCGGGTCGCGCCGGCTTTCCTTCTCGACTTatcctttttttgtgttcGATCGTACTACGTGCCGGATGAtaaaaagagggggagaggggatgCGCACCTCTGGGTATGACATCGCAGGGTCCAGCCCCCCATCGCCCTGTGTGGAGACGCCAAGCagtcgcccccctccccctattCCTGCCCATGCCGAGCCACTTGTGGGTGGTAGCAGGGCCAagcaccgacgacgccgggGAGGCCAGGGCGATGCACCGCTACTTCTGCCCAGCGGTTAGaccctggacggcgtggcgtcggagcgacctgcgacagtgaacacgcCCGTGCCATCCATGCGATAGGCCGCGTGCCAGCGCGACTCGGACGCATGTCACCCTCGGCCTTCGCACCGCCTACTGGTGCGGGGAGAGCCCGCGTGTCACACCCCGAGGGGGttggggggtggggaaggcGCCAGGGGTGGCGACCCGCGAGGCGGGGGCTTGCGAGCAGGTAGCGTGTGAGGCCCAGGCCCTGCTCAGGTAACTGAgtcggcgcggtgctgcaactcgcgtgtgtgtgcggccgcttcgcacgacgcggatggTGGGGGGCCCGTGACGGGCTCTTGTGGTGGAGCGGCGCTCCGCTCATGCTGTAGAGCAGCGCGTGGATGCGGTAAGGAGGAGAACACCGACTCGATGCTGATTGTCATTTGCATAGTCGCGTACAGGGATGCGCAGTCAAGGAATAAGAAGTAGAGGACGGCGGGCGCCCAGCGTTCATCGCGGAAGAGGTGCACGCGGGGAAATCGAAGagatgcgcacgtgcgcttATAGCAGAAACCTGACAAAGGTGCACGAGCCGCAGTGACATAGCGCATCACCTTGCTTCCGCATCCGTCACCGTGTCGGTGGGTGCTGGGAGAGGCGGGTCGGGTAGCCTGTAAACGGCTCGTACATCCGCCTCTCTTTAACCCCTGCGTTCGGTTGTGACTACTCGTGCATGTTTCCTGTCGGCTTGCCGTTTGCTTTTGCCTGCTCCGTGTGCTTTCCCGCTGTCTCAGTTGCCTCCCGCGGTTCTCTTCCCACTGTTTCTaatcccccccccccaccctccccaacggtggtggtggtggacgcACAGCTtgctctcttctccgccttcacACCGGCACGCAAACGTACGTGGAAGAGGAACGCGCTTACCCAcccgcatctctctcttctaCTTCTTTCCTTCGTATCTCTCACGTGCGTAGGCAgtcgcgcgcgctctctgtgCCGCACCGACATTCATCTAGACAAGCGCACCTTTTCCACTCACCCGTACGTGTCTAGCTTATACACGGCGCCCAAGTACGGCACCAAGGAACATCGGCCCACATCGACTGTGTCTTGTCGTTCGGTCGCCGatcgcggcagcagcaggcaccaACGCAGATGGTTGAGGCGTGCTTCCTGTGCTTGGACTCCACGGAGTACATGCGCAATGGGGATCAGTACCCCACTCGCATgatggcggagcaggacGCGGCCTGCCTGCTGGCGAACGCGAAGCTGCAAGCGAACGCTGAAAACACGCTTGGCTTCCTCACGACAGGCGGAAATGCGTGTACGGTGTACGAAACCCTCACAAACAATGTGGACGCTATCATGACCTCGATCGGCAGCATCCCCGTCAACGGAAAGCGCTGCAACTTCAGCTCTGGTCTGCAAATCGCGTCGTTGGCTCTCAGTCACCGCACCAACTCCCGCGCTGAAAAGCGCATTGTCGCCTTCGTTGGAAGCCCGATCGGGgagacggcagcggagctggaggcgctggcgaaaAAGCTGCGCAAAGACGACGTGGCGGTCGACGTGGTGGCGTTCGGCGTGGAGTCGaacgtggagctgctgcaggcctTTGTGAAGAAGGTATCCAAAAAGGAGAACTCGCGTTTcctggcggtggccgcgcgcGAGAACCTGACAGACAAACTGATGAGCAACGCCATTCTCCTTGGCGAGGACCTTCCCGAGGGGGCcgagggcggtggcgccaaCATGAGCGGCTTTGGCGTGGACCCCAACATGGATCCGGAGCTAGCCAtggctctccgcctctccatGGAGGACGAGATGCAGCGCcaggcggctgcggccgctgctgcggcctcATCTGCAGCCCCCGAAAGCGCACCGGCTtctggcagcgctgccactcctgctgctccggcagccccagcagcggcgccggtggtggaCGAGGATGAGCTGAGCTACGAGAACAtgtcggaggaggagatgatgCGCCGGGCCATCGCGCTCTCACTGCAGGATTCCGCGCAGGGCGCTTCAGACACGACGTCcccgccatcggcgccgcagcctGCCACTACCTCGGAAACGTGCAGGAAtgaggaggagaacgaggACGACTTTGCGAAAGGCGTCGAGGACGCCTTGGAgaaggaggatgaggagaaCAGCTCGTGAAGGAGAAACAACGGGGCTGCCTTCTCTCTACCTTGCCCTCTTCTCGCCATCCTTCATGAGTGCGCTTTTGCATGACGGGCTGTATTCTCGTTTCCTATTCGGTGTGCTCTGTGGACGTGGTCGATGGACCAGAGCGCACATCGAAAGTCGTGAGCGGAAAAGGGTGTGTGGTGTTGCTGATGTtgcaagagaaagaaggaaggTTCGCGTGTACGCCTTCGCTTGGCTATGTGTATGAGTCTGCGTATTTTCCTCCCGGTGTGGGCCGTCACTTCAGCGATGGTTGCGCGTCAGTGTCAAGAGCGAAGCCTGCGATTGTTGGATGCGGCTTAGTGACAACAGAACATCAAACAAAGACGCAGTGCTGACGGCGTGTGCGGTCAGCCCCACATACCCTTCACTACTACGCCGCTATGCGCAAACGTGGGGGCACCGTGCGTGAAAGCGCGTGGAAAAAGACGCTGGCCGGCGACCCAGACGTGCCAATGATCCCGCATCGTATTTGCCTTGTGGAAGTAGACGGGGATGATGGCGACGTGGCGATCACGATGCCCTTCATGCGCGCATCGGGTGGCTCCCATAAACTTCCCacttttctctttttgtATTCACTTGCCTGCCCTGTCCTTTGCGatgagcgccgctgccccttctcctcctcgcgccaTCCCCACACAGCCACACAGACAACTCTGTCGCTGCGCATCTAccctgcgcacacgcacttcAACAagccctctttctctctctgtgcgtgcgtagcGTCGCTGTCACGTCTAGCGATGAGCACAGCTGGCGCGGAACGTTTCGCCTAGAGAGCATCCGGCCAGGGAGGACCGCGGGTGCTGCCTGCGATGTACAACCCCACCCCCTGCCGGGGCAGAACACCGACAGCAGACTCGAACACGCAGGGACTAAGGGACAACCCCGCCACACTGCGGCGCACGCGTAGTGTGGGTGTGCGAGCGAAAGGCGAGTAGTTGCGCATCTCGTTTCTCCTCTTCGacctccttccccttctGTCGCACCGCTGCCCAGCGAGATCAGCACCCACCCCGCTGATAAAGCCGTTGCGTGGCGTGGTGAGAGATGGAAGGGGAGGGTCTGCCGCCGGAGAGTCGATCCGTTACTTCTTGACGTTGGCGCCACGCATATGCCCATTTCCCTGTCTTTCTTCAATGCGTTTTCCGCCACACTTCAGTCAcgcgatgatgatgaggaGCACCTCCGTGCGCGGTGCCACAATGTTCAGTGGCCCCACCCTGTGTGGCTAAGCCAGGGCGATGCACCGCTACTTGTGCCCAGCGGTTAGaccctggacggcgtggcgtcggagcgacctgcgacagtgaacacgcCCGTGCCATCCATGCGATAGGCCGCGTGCCAGCGCGACTCGGACGCATGTCACCCTCGGCCTTCGCACCGCCTACTGGTGCGGGGAGAGCCCGCGTGTCACACCCCGAGGGGGTTGGGGGGTGGGGAATGCGCCAGGGGTGGCGACCCGCGAGGCGGGGGCTTGCGAGCGGGTAGCGTGTGAGGCCCAGGCCCTGCTCAggtgactgagtcggcgcggtgctgcaactcgcgtgtgtgtgcggccgcttcgcacgacgcggatggTGGGGGGCCCGTGACGGGCTCTTGTGGTGGAGCGGCGCTCCGCTCAtgctgcagagcagcgcAGATACGTGTGGAAATCAAACATgactctccctctccttcgcgCTGCTGAGGTCTTTTTTGCCTCTTGTAGGGGCTCTCAGCTGTTTCACAGGCCGGCCTCCGGCCGCGACATGCGGGCACGTGCATGCGCCTATCGGGTATGGCGGCTCCCTGTGCCTCCCTCTGCTGTCGGGGAGGATGCGAACTAGTTTGACTTCCTTGTCTTTCCGCACAAATCATGTCCCGCTCgagtgccccccccccccccccacccccgatCCTGTACGTCGTCGGGTGAGGCGTGAAGGACGAGAGATTCGGGGTTTCACACTGCACCTCCGCAGAAGCTAtcagagagaggaaaagcaATACCGGAAAGCGCGGAAGGCAGAGGCCTGCGCCCTCTACCTGGCTACATCcagcgcgtctgcgtgtgcttgtgtgtgatGATGGCCCACAGGAAGTCAGAGCACGGGACGGGACACCTCAAGCCAGTAATAGTCTTCTCCTCATTCCACCTCTCTGTTCTCACACCTGCAGGGGTGGGAAGTATTCATAAGCACATCCAACATACAggtgcacgccgccacccatGAGCGCCTCGCTCCACGTCCTCTTAATCGGTACGGACGCCTTTCACGTGGAGggcgcgctgcagggcaCGGCGCTGCACATGCACCGCGCCTGGAACGCGTCGTACCGGTTTTCCTGCACCTCGGCGCTGAGCGTGGACAAAGCGGACAAGCGGCTTCTGCTGGTGTGCCACATTATCGTGCTGTGCAGGGGATGCCGATCGCCGGCGAGCAAGTCGAGTTACAGTGATCGAGCGGTTCTGGCGCTGCCGGATGCGACGGCCAGCTGTGTGGAGGAGTTGAGGGACAGTTCTTTCTTCTATGGCACGTGCGCCCTGGAGGAGCTCAAGGCGAAGGTGCTGACGATCGGCCTCGCCCCGCCGCATGTCATCTTCGATGCCGTGCATGGTTGCTTCACGCCGGTTGGCAAGGCCGCGTTCGAGCGTGCTTTTTGGCTCTTCGACCGCGACGCGGACggactg contains:
- a CDS encoding putative proteasome regulatory non-ATP-ase subunit, giving the protein MVEACFLCLDSTEYMRNGDQYPTRMMAEQDAACLLANAKLQANAENTLGFLTTGGNACTVYETLTNNVDAIMTSIGSIPVNGKRCNFSSGLQIASLALSHRTNSRAEKRIVAFVGSPIGETAAELEALAKKLRKDDVAVDVVAFGVESNVELLQAFVKKVSKKENSRFLAVAARENLTDKLMSNAILLGEDLPEGAEGGGANMSGFGVDPNMDPELAMALRLSMEDEMQRQAAAAAAAASSAAPESAPASGSAATPAAPAAPAAAPVVDEDELSYENMSEEEMMRRAIALSLQDSAQGASDTTSPPSAPQPATTSETCRNEEENEDDFAKGVEDALEKEDEENSS